GTAGCATAGCCATTAACACCCAGACTCCTCCCATTAGGTTTACCGTGACTTACAAGGACATAGTGGAGAGGTACGGCGTCTTGAGCCTCCCCCTTGACCTCTCCTTGCTCTCCCCAGATGAGTACTACCCCTCAGTTGGAGGGGTGGCCAAGATGATGTTTGGCCTCCTCTCTAGGATCAACGCCAAGAAGCGCTGGGTTTCCCTAGGGCCAGGGTATCCCCCTTCAGCTGTTATGGGCGACGTGGAGTTACACTTCGTGGACCTCCCCGCTGAACAACTCGCCCTGTACACAAGGTTTAAGGAGGGTATATACAACGAGAGCCACGGAGTCTCAAAGTACGACATCAACGGCGAGGACTACATAGCCTACGCTACTTACAACTGGCTCTCGGCCCAGAAGTTGCTTGAGTTCTACTCCGACACAGACGTGTACTTCGTAAACGACTTCCAACAGCTCTTGGTCGGGGGGATTATTGGGCCATCGGCCCCAGCAGTGCTCTGGTACCACATACCCTTCGTGCCAGAGAAGCTGAACCCTAGGCTCAGAGAGTTCTTAATAAGGTCTTTTGAAGGCTTCGACTCGCTGATCTTCAGCACAAAGAGGGACTTAGAGGGCTTGATAAGGACTGGGGCGAAGGTAAACGCGAGGCAGATCTACCCCTTCATCGACCCAAGGAGCTACTCGCAGAGGAGCAAGAACGACGTGGAGAGGGTGGAGGAGAAGTTCGGCATAGGGGAAGACGAGAAGGTTGTCCTCGTCGTTGCCAGGATGGACCCGATAAAGAGCCAGGACGTGGCAATAAGGGCAATAAAGGACCTAAACGTGAAGCTCGTCCTAGCTGGGGACGGAAGCTTCACGAGCAAGACACTGGGCCACAACAAGGCAGGGATGTGGGCTAAGAGGCTAAAGGACTTAGCGAGGGAGCTGAAGGTGGAGGGCAAGGTGGTCTTCACGGGCTACGTCACAGACGAGGAGCTCATGGCCCTCTATCAGAGGGCCGACGTTGTGACTTTGCCCTCAAACATAGAGGGCTTCGGGCTCGCGGTTTGTGAGGGCTGGCTCTACAAGAAGCCAGTAGTGGTGAGCAAGGGGGCTGGGGCCAGCGAGCTGGTGATCGAGGGAGTGAACGGCTACACCTTCTCCCCCGGAGACCACGAGGGAATGGCCAAGGGCATAGAGGGCGCGTTGAAGGGAGGGGAGAGGCTCGGGGAGATGGGCTACGAGACCGCCAAAAAGTGCTTTGTAGACAACGCCGTAAACGAGGTAAAGGCAGTTCTTGAGGAGGCAGTGAGCTCCTACAGGGTATGAGGTCATGGTACACTTCTACGCCTTCCTCTCCAACGGGCTCACCTCTGCCTTGGAAAACGACGGTAGCATAGATTGGTTCCCCTGCCCAAGGTTTGACTCGCCCTCTGTTTTCACTAAGCTCTTGGACAGAGAAGGGGGACACTTCGCCGTAAGGCCCCTAGTGGAGTACGTGTACAGGAAGGAGTACTTGAGGGACTCCCTAATCTTGGAGAGCGAGTTCAAGGTAAAGGACGGGAAGAGGCTTAGGCTCGTCGACTTCCTCCCCCTCTCCCTTCCTGGGATAATAAGGATCTACGAGAGCGAGATACCCTTCTACGCTGAAGTGAAGCCTTCCTTCAGCTACGGACTCATAAAGCCTGGGGTAGAGGTAAGGGAGGCAGGATTGATCTTCAAGAACCCGACGTCCAAGGAGGGGGTAGAGGTGTTGGTACACGGGGACTTCCAGATAGAGGGGGACAGGATACTGTTCAACCCGGGTAAGGGATACCTCTACCTCCTCTACTCCAAGGACTTGAGGTACGGGCTGTTCAGCCAGAAGGGCTTCGTGTACTCAAAACCCTACGAGGCCTTAGAGAGGGCCCTCAAGTACTGGAGGGGACAGCTCGAAAAGGCCAGGAAGACCAAGACCTTTGAGGAGGAATTCAAGAGGTCCCTCCTAGTCCTCCTGGGGCTCATCTACACCCCCTCCGGTGGGATAATAGCTTCCCCCACCACTTCCCTCCCGGAGATAGTCAGAAAGGAGAGGAACTGGGACTATAGGTACGTGTGGGTGAGGGACGCGTCGTACTCCGCAGAGGCCTTAATAAAGGCAGGGCTGGCTCTGA
The Candidatus Aramenus sp. CH1 DNA segment above includes these coding regions:
- a CDS encoding glycosyltransferase family 4 protein, with amino-acid sequence MIRSIAINTQTPPIRFTVTYKDIVERYGVLSLPLDLSLLSPDEYYPSVGGVAKMMFGLLSRINAKKRWVSLGPGYPPSAVMGDVELHFVDLPAEQLALYTRFKEGIYNESHGVSKYDINGEDYIAYATYNWLSAQKLLEFYSDTDVYFVNDFQQLLVGGIIGPSAPAVLWYHIPFVPEKLNPRLREFLIRSFEGFDSLIFSTKRDLEGLIRTGAKVNARQIYPFIDPRSYSQRSKNDVERVEEKFGIGEDEKVVLVVARMDPIKSQDVAIRAIKDLNVKLVLAGDGSFTSKTLGHNKAGMWAKRLKDLARELKVEGKVVFTGYVTDEELMALYQRADVVTLPSNIEGFGLAVCEGWLYKKPVVVSKGAGASELVIEGVNGYTFSPGDHEGMAKGIEGALKGGERLGEMGYETAKKCFVDNAVNEVKAVLEEAVSSYRV